The genomic interval TTATAGCCAAAAATTAAACTGCCACACAAAATCAGATTTTGGATTATTTACATTAAGGTCCAACCCTTACATGCATTATATTAGCTTAACTAATATTTCATTGATGATCTCCACGTTGTCGGTTAAGCTACTAAGAAAGACTCATCGACACTAGGTCCAATTTGAGATCtgtgagtatcctttcaaatGAACTTAATTACTTTTCCATCTGTTTAGTGTCAAATCTTAAGCATGACATGAAAGTTTGATTGTTTAGTTAAAACACACGGACATAAAAGATACGTGTGTTTGTTGTTGAAGATTATGCATACGCCTAGCTAACTCGTCTTTGTAACTTGTACCTGATATGTACCGTTTGTACTAACACTCAGTTAGCGGAAAAGATCTCATTCATTAATAAACCCACTACACCAATGAATAattagagaaaaaagaaacatggATACCATTCCGTGTAAACCGTAAACAATGACTAAGAACTTTCGCCGCAAACCGTTTCTTGGAAATTCCACTATACCGTTAATAGTCATTTAGGGAATAGTTGAATGGGAAGAAGGAAGAGAACCAAGTACTAAGTCAGGCATAGAAGGAACGTGCTGGGACGCTTCTCAAAACTCCTCAATATCTAAggttcatattgtacaatatTGATGaagacaaaaataaaaaataaaacctacAGAAATTGATTAAGTGAGAAATTAGGATTATGAAATGTGACCcaagtgaagagagagagggaccAAGTTGTCTTTTGTTAGTGGAACGAGCGGGTGTAAACCCCAATGGCCCAATGGGGCCTGGCTCTCCTCCCTTGGAGTCCCTTCTTGTTTCAGACCTCAAAACACACCCTACGCCTGTCGTTTTGTCCCCACATGACTCTGTTCTCACCCTCCTTATATACCCCTTCCTCCCTCCCCTTCATCCTCcctcaaaaataaattaaccaCTCCTTCATTTTTCACCATCACAGCCTAGCTCTCCATTTCGCTCTTGTGTTCTCAACCCACAAGTCTAAGAGAGAAATGGCGATCAGAAAACCCAACAAGCTGACGCAGACGGCGATGCTGAAGCAGATTCTGAAGAGGTGCTCCAGCTTGGGGAAGAAGCACCAACACTACGATGAACAGGGTTTACCTTTGGATGTGCCAAAGGGACATTTTGTGGTTTATGTTGGGGAAAACAGAAGCAGGTACATAGTACCCATCTCTTTCCTGACCCGACCCGAGTTCCAGAGCCTGCTTCACCAAGCCGAGGAGGAGTTCGGGTTCGATCACGACATGGGCCTCACCATTCCTTGCGAAGAAGAAGTTTTTCAGTCTCTAACATCCATGCTCAGCGCTTAGGAGCTTTTTGTGGAGTTAAATGGATCAGGAAGAACAAAGATGAAGCTGCTTTTCTTGCTTCTCTGTTTCTTTCTTTACctgatttttctcctttgCAAATTCAAAAAATTTGACTCTGACCCGAGAACAGATTTCAGAAACCCAGATGTacgttatgattttatttactaTCTGGGTTTGGAAATGTAAATCTttatatttaaagtttgagaaagTTTCATCTCTCACGGTGGTGGTTGTGGGGATTTGTAGTACCAATGTAACCCTGTGgaagaaactaaaatcatatattATGAAATATCGGAGGCTTGTCTTATCAGTGTCACACTTTTCTTGGTCTGCTCTCTAgctttgttcttgttttctgggttttgtctGGTGTGCCTGTGTGTATGACTcgatgcctatatatatatatatatatatattttttttttttttttttggtgatcTGTGGCTATCTGAGTTAGGGCATTATTATAACTCCTCAAACAGTTTTACGGTTAAAACTGTTGTGTGTACCAACAGAGATTCTTCAACGGACGGGACAGCTGTTGTAAGTAGAATATTCTGTTGAGCAAGCACTTCTTCCTCTGTAATGGATCAGAGCTAGTCATGATCTCAAGTCTTGATTCTAAGGTTGAAGAAGATGCATTTCTCCTTTGGTAAAGTTCTATGAAGTTCCTGGCTCGGATGTATCACTAAATTGATCCGCAGTGGTAGCCAGTATTGTATTGTAATTTGCCAAAAAGAACCAAGTTTTAGGGTACACTAAGTACTACGGCAGCCAGCCGTTAGTTTAAATATACTTCCTATGTGTGGTGCTTAATTAATCTAATGAATTCCATTTCCAAATTGCAATACTTCAAATACTACTAAAATCTATATTCTTAGAGGATCAAACAAAGTGACAATTGCACAATGTCATGTAATGGTGTCTATCATGAACTTGTTTATTCTTCATTTTTGTGGAAAATTGCTCTCTTTTTTCCAAACAGTCAAACCCACATACTGATTTTTTTTCGACAAGAACCCACATACTGATGTTGCAGTAGCATTGCAACAAGTACATGCAGAAAAGCCACTTCTAGGAGATTAGATTATGCAAAGTTTCCAGAAGCATTAGTACTATCTTGCTCTTGGTATAAACTATTTTTACAGTAAGTTTCAATGGggttttcaaattaaaaacaCTAGCCCTGATCAATCAGCATGCTTATGTTGGTTCAAAAGCAGGCTGTAATATAGCATTATAGCAAAGCTTAAATTGCTGAcccaccaattggatggttcaGATTTGAGACCCACAAGTCATTCTCATataaattttgatttcttatAATTTCTTAGTGCTAGGACCAAAATTTAAAAGATGCtttgatattttctttttacatggatactatacatatatatatatattattattttttgccCTTGAACTAACTGAATGCTGCTAGGTGTTGGATACCTAATTTGTTTGCTTTAGTCTTGTTGTAAAATCTTAATTcttacgagaaatgaaaatgaaaaacgtCATAGCCATTTGACTCATTTCATACAAGAGTCTATTGAGCCTGTTGAAATGAAGACACTGACTGTTTTTCCCATCCACCTCCCAAATAGTTAGAAATGCCACTAGAGAAAGACTCCAGAGAGGAATGGTTGTCAGTATAGTATTTTCATCCATGAAGATTACTCAATTTTTCTTCGAAGAATTCAATTTGTATACTTCTCATTTATCAATatacataaaaaataatttcttgGGAGAAAAGGGGGTGAAGAATGATGGTAaggcaaaaaaagaaaagaaaagaatgatgGTAaggcaaaaaaagaaaagaaaagaatgatgGTAATGCTGTTGATAAGATTCCATTTCCAAATAGAAAGTATAGGAAAGGCCAAAGAATGAAACACCAAAAATAATTCAGATTGGATATTGGCCAAAAAGATAACTAGTACAGTATAGTGCAAGGCTACGAAGTCAAAGCAATGCCGCCTATTATTCCTAAACCAAAAGTATATCATGCAAGTAAGAATGATACAATATATGAACTATCTTCATCCATATCCAAGTTACACACAACTCAACTAGAGAATGGAATTACTAGTTCTATGAAGATCTGATTTCTTAATCAAAGAGTAACTTATTCAAACCCTAAATAATTTCGATAACATATAAGGGTCAAACTCTAAAAGTCCCTGTAAGATCTGATTTCTTAATCTCTGTATTCGATCTCTGATATACAACACAGGTTCCAACTAAGATCTTCTTAAATCTTTGACCTGCAGCTCTAATTATTATATACAAACTGTTTAAACGGCAGAACTTCCGATGTTAAGCAGCAAAGAACATGGCTACTTGGTCTAGTGGTCTTAGACTGACCCTGACAAGTCGTTTTTGAGAAGTAGCAAAACTAGGGCAGCATGAATAAGTTGAAATATAACATAACAGCAGACTTAGTTCATTGAATTAAGGTCCACAAAGTTTTTCTACTGTCTCAAATTCCAATCATACATGAATTTAAATTACAGTATTACTATTTAACTAGTTTCAAATCCTTCAATTCTACTAATCTCACCCAGGAATCAACCTAGCTAGCTTCTTCTATATTCTTCAGCTTTGTAAGCAAGCAGCAGTACATGCATGACTTCCTAAACTTTCCATGATGTAAGTTCTACTCTAAATCAGTAATTTCTCTGATCATTACCAAAACATGGAAGCCAAAGATTGCGGATATAATTAATCATATAGTAAAGCCAAATTAAGTattaacccaaaaaaaaagccAAATTAAGTGAAGATTATGATTGGATATAGCTTAATATATTGAGACCCTAAATCTAAGAACAAGGGACCACTTTGTTGAAAAATAGACAAAGTTCACATGCTCAATAGCAGAGGATGATCTGGGAAGAGTaggatgagaaaaaaaaatgacgaATTTACAGTGAATTACATAATCTGCATTAGATCTTGATCTTGCTCTAACCCTAGTTTACAAGGTCTACTGTTGAGCAATATGTATCAATCCTTATCAGCAACAAGAACCAAACATACTTAATCCATAAATATCTAATTCCCAATTAGCTATTGATGATGATAGTGTCTATCTCTTTATATTATTAGTCTTCAGATTATTGCATTATGCATGTCTTCATGTAGTTGTTTGAATTATATTATAGCCAAAATCAATATCCTTTCAGTCTATTACTCCATTATGATCCATGTGAGCCTGATCAAATCAAAGTAGTTATCAAGTCGCATTAATCTATACGCTTTGCATCGATCATCATCAGAAGCCAGCAAGCATGCATGCTAATGCATAAGTGCATAACATAATTGATTGATCAAATGAAAAAGGAAACTTTCTTTAATCAGGAGATTAACACTTCAATTATGGACTGGAAATCTGGAATCGACAAGGAACTTTTTTACTAGCTAGGAAAGATAAATTTCACGTCTCCGAAAAGGCGATATCTTTGGCGTGAAGATATTGACaggtaaaatttttactcCAGTACGTACTAATTTTTCCACGTACTCATTTTTCCAGATTCAGATGTTTTTCACttctgaaaggaaaatacAGGGTAAAGGAGACATTGATGACTGAATAAGAGGTCAACTCCCACTAGCAAAGTCTCCTGAGAAAACACATTTTCTTTGTTCAATCTTTTCGTTTTAATTTACTTACTGACTTTTCAGCCTCAAATTAAGTTGAAAGCTCGTTGGAGTTGACATGAAGAAGATTCTCCTCCTCCCAACATGAAAAGGCAGAGTTGAACAAGTACGTACTCGATCATAAATGGTGCATGGCTGATAGTATTCATGATGAGGATGATAGATCAAAGCTTGCTAGCACCTTGTGTGATCATCGCGACGTGGTCGGTCTCTTTAATTTGCATCCGTCATTGACTTAACATGAACACATTAGTACGTGTAATTGTTTTCCATTGGAATCGAGAGGGAGGTTGATAGAGAGAGTACGTTAGATGCTGATCAATTATTGTTACCATTGGAAGAGTCAGAGGGGAGTTGATAAATATGAGTTGGGTGCTGGACAAGGAGAGCCATCTATGTTGGGAGGTAGGCGGAGAAGTAGGGTAGGAATGTTGGAAAGTATAGATCCATCCATAGTTTCAACTTGAGTTTCTGCATTCCTGCCCAAGAGTCTAAATACCGCTTATCGAGTTTATATCcttcaaggaaaaaaaaagatatattaGAGATATCGAGTACACATCAGATTCACTAATTTTTAgttgaaattattatatttatacacatatactTCACAATGTACCAAATTAACTTGGGTACATTTATACACTGCCTAAACAAGCCATTTATACATTAACACAAGCCATTTATACAACTCAGAGTCTCAGATGCACCAATTAAAGGTGAAACACAAGAATCAAATTAACACAAGTCATTTATAGATAAACTGATTAACAAAAGCCATTTATACAACTCATACGCACCAATTAAAGGTGAAACGCATAATCTTTGCTAAAACCCTGATTACTGTCTAAATTATCCACCAATGACACAGAAGGACTTGAAAGCATGGCATCAAAACTATATCCTTCATAGTTCATACTGATTCCCCCCTTATATTCTCTAACCAATAGGCAATAGCAGTGGATAGTATAATAGTCAAACgcatgtgtatatatacaatAGTCATTAATGATTATCAAAATACAATAGTCATTACTGTGTagtgtgtatatatagtttCTGGAATTGGTACAAGGATAATCATAGATTATGGACTTCCTAGTACCAAAATCATTACTGTGTATAAATAATAAGTCAATTTGATCTAGTTAGTACCCAATTTCCAACTTTGAATTCTCTATTTATTCATCGATTTATGCGTGTCATTTTTAATTCTAAGAGAATGATGAAGGCATTATATATTCTTCTGAGTTGCGGGCATCTGGAGGTTTAGTGAGTCTGTGTTACGAGTGGCCCATCgctctttcaagtttcaagtcAAACAACTGGGACTGGAGCGGTGTTCGTTTCAAGTCTACAGGCCCTGCTCCTCTGCCGAGAAGAACAAAACTTTCAGTTAAaataaagagtttttttcaccaacagtccctcaattctggtgtacctaccaatgtgatacctcaactcttaatcgtaccaatgtgatacccagactctagtattgctatcattgaagtacttccgttagttttttttaacttttccgttatcttggtgacgtggcaggtacgtgaggcccacaaagagggttacaagacaaaattaacctcatctgagatgagcaatgtttttcccgccctttaccttgagaaaaaCACCCaaaaattccaattttggcgtcaattttccctctctactccttaatttgtgtctcttatctaaactaaagaactaccgccaaccagtcgaccacaatctgataaaacctagatcaatctcattttctatttttaccctagcacttgttaaactaacagaataaatatataaatttatatggaatatctcatttccacaatctcataagaatataaaaacacataacttaacgaaattcaaatacatgtttaagtaccattagttgccaccttttatgttgatctgccatgattttttcttgtaagaactaatggtacatgtagttgaatttcgttaagttatgtgtttctatattcttatgagattgtggaaatgagatgttccatataaatttatatatttattctgttagtttaacaagtgctagggtaaaaatagaaaatgagattgatctacgttttatcagattgtggtcgactggttggcggtagttctttagtttagatattagacacaaattaaggagtagggagtgaaaattggcgccaaaattggaattgttgagtgtctttctcaaggtaaagggcgggaaaaacattgctcatctcagatgaggttaattttgtcttttaaccctctttgtgggcctcacgtacctgccacgtcaccaagataacggaaaagttaaaaaaaactaacagaagtacttcaatgatagcaatactagagtctgggtatcacattggtacgattaagagttgaggtatcacattggtaggtacaccagaattgagggactgttgatgaaaaaaactctaaaataaacGGCGACAGGTATACAAATGTTTGGAATcaataaccaaaaaaaaaaagatgtttGGAAACACTTCATAAACTATGCCATCGTTCTCAGTTGAACAAAATACATAAAGAAAGAGAATAACAAATTAACAGATATGGATATCATATACAACCACTAGTTACAAAATTACCACCTAAAACCTTCTTCTTCACAAGTATTCATTCCCTCCCATTTAAGCTTTTTCTTCACACCTGGGAATTCCCAGAAATGATGTCTACTACACAAATGAAGGAGGTCTCCATCTTTGGTGCTTCTTCTAGTTATTACTTCCACCGGTCTTTAACCACATTGCACCATGCTCTGAAGCTGCAAGCCTAGTAACCATTCTTTCCTTTGGAGGAGAAAAACCGGCTGAATCCGCGTGGATTTTTCTCCGGCGTTGGGTTAGAAGACCCGCCAGATGAGGAACTGGACtttgtgggcctgtgtttggTAGTTTTCCCATTGCTTGGCGATTTCAAGAGATTGTTTCCATCTGTATCAGATGGGCTGCATGGGGCATTGTACAGATAGATGGGTGACTCGCCACCCGCTCTAAGAACATTGGGAGAAGCAGCACCATCCATCTCAGCTTGATCCGAGTCGTGGAAATTCAAGGTTCTGGTAGTAGTGGGATCATCCTCGGCGAACCCTTCAACCCTTTGACTCCTTTCATTGTGTGGAGATCCCATGGTCTCTGATTGAGGATGCAAAGATTTTAACTGCTTGCCGAGAAGAAATATGGTTTCTTGACACTCGGCAAGCTTTTCTGCTGCATCCGCCAATTCCCTGTCCTGTGATGACACAAGGAACATTCAACTATTAGGAGTATGTCTCATAGTAACTGGGAGTTTTTAAATAAAGATCTGTTCATTTGAACTTATATAGTtggaaaataatcaaaatatggtTTATTAAGGTCATCTTTCTTGCATTCCTCAACTTACATTCTAAACTCACGAGAAACCTTTAGACAAAGCCAGGGTCACAGACTTATTGTTTAATTCTCCTATTCAAAATATAGAACGTTAGACAAAGTGAATGTAGCCTAAACCTGTTTTGTCTTGAATTCAGTCTCAGCTGCTGTCTCGGCTGCTGCTAAGGTTTCATGCCTGAAATATTATCAAGAAATGCAGAGGTTAGATTGATGCAATAACATGGTTATATGtcactttcaagtttcaacagaCAGTTTCATACAAGTCCACTGATATATTCCTGAAACTCTAGAAATTATATTGTGAAAGGTAAGGCAATAACATGTTAGACCGGTTCATCAGTTTCAAAGGGATGTGTTAGCTGCCATCTTATTTAAACGAAAATGCAACTAACCTTTTCAACTCTTCTTGAAGTTCTGTGCATCTGGCCAAAGCATCTTGATGATTCCTCTTTTCTTCTACCAACTCCTTTTCCAGAGTTTCAGCTCTGGCTTGTTGTAATTTCAGTTCAGTTTTTAACTCCTGGGCTCGTGATTCCAGTGTCCTGTATGATTCTGCCATACACTTCAGCTGCGTCTCATTCAAGCTGGTTGCCTTTTGAGCTGAAACAAATTGTGTTTTAGCTTCTGCAAGGAGCTGCTCAGTTTCCTGTAACTTGGACGTGGTCATCTCCAGGTTTTCAGCGCATCTTGCCAAATCCAATGCCAGGTTATCTTTCTCTGATTTCAATTGCTCAAACTCCTCTACTGATATTTTGCATAAGGTGCTATCTGACCCAAAACTGGATACTAGATGCCCGTCATCAGGAACTTCAGGATTAGAATGATTAGAAATGTCGACACAATGATTCTGATATCTTTGTGATGAATCCTTCTCAACTACCTTGTTCTCTGGTAAGGCAACCTTGTCAATACAATCAGGGCTATTCCTTCCTGCTTCAACACCCTGGAAGCCTATAACATTGAACTTGAGTTCACTGGCATTTGCTAACACATGAGAAAGGTCAAGAACCAAATCCACCAAACTTAATTTCCCATTAATAACTTTACTAAATGTGCCAGAAATTTTTTCGATCTTCTGACTTAATTCATTGCCATCAGAAAACGTGTCATGAACTCCCACCACTTCTTTGCCTAAGAACAGCACAAAGTCATGGATCAGGGAAATGGCGGATGCCAGTTCTTCACTTATTGCATTCATGGTCTCATTGCCTGTGGATTCCTTTTCTGTATTTAAAACAGAGTCCTCAGGGTCTGTCTGCCTATCAAATACTGCATCAGTGCTACCAATGTCT from Argentina anserina chromosome 2, drPotAnse1.1, whole genome shotgun sequence carries:
- the LOC126785332 gene encoding protein SMALL AUXIN UP-REGULATED RNA 51, whose amino-acid sequence is MAIRKPNKLTQTAMLKQILKRCSSLGKKHQHYDEQGLPLDVPKGHFVVYVGENRSRYIVPISFLTRPEFQSLLHQAEEEFGFDHDMGLTIPCEEEVFQSLTSMLSA